In Megalopta genalis isolate 19385.01 chromosome 16, iyMegGena1_principal, whole genome shotgun sequence, the following are encoded in one genomic region:
- the mldr gene encoding mitochondrial ribonuclease P catalytic subunit isoform X1, producing MAFFKQFTFLRLQQIRSFAERAFERAYVPGNPVKFKIYVSRLYGYKYKEILSKPEVPEEAWKELREDMLKMTHMREFSLDNFILITCRTSDFVHAGIQYYKLLEKQGKQSVVLTTAYLHLYEHYHGPLSDVDREHILEKYKEISENYDMVHTDLANACIAALAKVGDTEECIKIIEQFEKHVPNEHLHKGYNLLITCFLEQEKIDLAHKYMTKHFRISPRLSSNVYKAYIKYCTKDKEDFHARIENLFTFWEDYGIQPTWWIIEYFINACNEHGWSAEYTNLHDSICNRCQMNALESDLTESEYKSLAEHIKKKLVFDQGYEITIPREWSNFTQFLNKNGPYDIVIDALNIIHSYINKINACSIDGLIKVLKYVKKHKKKTLVVGRSHLNKYNEQLKNYKTKADFYYVSNISQDDQFALYATVLSGKGAILISNDFMRQHKFLLDQLGTLFIKWQHLHQYTISINNNELNITPLSGSNRDIQHSLNSCAQKTGDYWHISYTTQDDKNQICTNWTCFKMPELQT from the exons ATGGCATTTTTTAAACAGTTTACTTTCTTGCGCCTTCAACAAATACGATCATTTGCTGAACGTGCATTCGAGAGAGCATATGTACCAGGCAACCCGGTGAAGTTTAAGATTTACGTTTCACGTTTGTATggatataaatataaagaaatattatCGAAACCTGAAGTTCCAGAAGAAGCATGGAAAGAACTAAGGGAAGACATGCTGAAAATGACACATATGAGAGAATTTTCACTTGATAATTTCATTCTGATCACATGCCGAACTTCTGATTTCGTGCACGCAGGAATACAATACTACAAGTTATTAGAGAAACAGGGTAAACAGTCTGTAGTGCTTACTACGGCATATTTACATCTGTATGAACATTACCATGGCCCACTTAGTGATGTAGATAGAGAACATATTTTGGAAAAATATAAGGAAATTTCAGAAAACTACGACATGGTACATACAGATTTAGCTAATGCTTGCATCGCAGCATTAGCAAAAGTGGGTGATACAGAAGaatgtattaaaattattgaacagTTTGAAAAGCATGTACCAAATGAACATCTTCATAAAGGATACAATTTGTTGATTACATGTTTCTTAGAGCAAGAGAAAATAGATCTTGCACACAAATATATGACTAAGCATTTTAGAATATCTCCTagacttagttctaatgtataTAAGgcatatataaaatattgtacgAAAGATAAGGAAGATTTTCATGCaagaattgaaaatttatttacgtTTTGGGAGGATTATGGAATTCAGCCAACTTGGTGGattatagaatattttataaatgcATGTAATGAACATGGTTGGTCGGCGGAATACACGAACCTACATGA CTCAATATGTAACAGATGTCAAATGAATGCATTGGAATCAGATCTCACGGAATCAGAATACAAGTCTTTAGCAGAACATATTAAGAAGAAGCTTGTTTTCGATCAAGGCTATGAGATAACCATACCAAGAGAATGGAGTAATTTCACACAGTTTTTGAATAAGAACGGACCGTATGATATCGTTATTGATgcattaaatattatacattcATACATTAACAAAATCAATGCATGCTCCATCGATGGC TTGATAAAAGTTCTTAAATATgtcaaaaaacacaaaaaaaagACACTTGTAGTTGGAAGATCACATTTGAATAAGTATAATGAGCAGcttaaaaattacaaaaccAAAGCAGACTTTTATTATGTAAGCAACAT ATCGCAGGATGATCAATTCGCATTATATGCAACAGTGTTAAGTGGAAAGGGCGCTATACTGATATCTAATGACTTTATGCGTCAGCACAAATTTCTTTTGGACCAGTTAGgaacattatttataaaatggCAACATCTTCATCAGTATACAATTAGTATAAACAATAATGAACTTAATATAACGCCACTAAGCGGATCTAACCGAGACATTCAACACAGTTTAAATTCATGTGCTCAGAAAACAGGAGATTATTGGCATATATCATATACTACACAAGACGACAAAAATCAAATTTGTACAAATTGGACATGTTTTAAAATGCCTGAGTTACAGACTTAG
- the mldr gene encoding mitochondrial ribonuclease P catalytic subunit isoform X2 has product MAFFKQFTFLRLQQIRSFAERAFERAYVPGNPVKFKIYVSRLYGYKYKEILSKPEVPEEAWKELREDMLKMTHMREFSLDNFILITCRTSDFVHAGIQYYKLLEKQGKQSVVLTTAYLHLYEHYHGPLSDVDREHILEKYKEISENYDMVHTDLANACIAALAKVGDTEECIKIIEQFEKHVPNEHLHKGYNLLITCFLEQEKIDLAHKYMTKHFRISPRLSSNVYKAYIKYCTKDKEDFHARIENLFTFWEDYGIQPTWWIIEYFINACNEHGWSAEYTNLHDSICNRCQMNALESDLTESEYKSLAEHIKKKLVFDQGYEITIPREWSNFTQFLNKNGPYDIVIDALNIIHSYINKINACSIDGLIKVLKYVKKHKKKTLVVGRSHLNKYNEQLKNYKTKADFYYIAG; this is encoded by the exons ATGGCATTTTTTAAACAGTTTACTTTCTTGCGCCTTCAACAAATACGATCATTTGCTGAACGTGCATTCGAGAGAGCATATGTACCAGGCAACCCGGTGAAGTTTAAGATTTACGTTTCACGTTTGTATggatataaatataaagaaatattatCGAAACCTGAAGTTCCAGAAGAAGCATGGAAAGAACTAAGGGAAGACATGCTGAAAATGACACATATGAGAGAATTTTCACTTGATAATTTCATTCTGATCACATGCCGAACTTCTGATTTCGTGCACGCAGGAATACAATACTACAAGTTATTAGAGAAACAGGGTAAACAGTCTGTAGTGCTTACTACGGCATATTTACATCTGTATGAACATTACCATGGCCCACTTAGTGATGTAGATAGAGAACATATTTTGGAAAAATATAAGGAAATTTCAGAAAACTACGACATGGTACATACAGATTTAGCTAATGCTTGCATCGCAGCATTAGCAAAAGTGGGTGATACAGAAGaatgtattaaaattattgaacagTTTGAAAAGCATGTACCAAATGAACATCTTCATAAAGGATACAATTTGTTGATTACATGTTTCTTAGAGCAAGAGAAAATAGATCTTGCACACAAATATATGACTAAGCATTTTAGAATATCTCCTagacttagttctaatgtataTAAGgcatatataaaatattgtacgAAAGATAAGGAAGATTTTCATGCaagaattgaaaatttatttacgtTTTGGGAGGATTATGGAATTCAGCCAACTTGGTGGattatagaatattttataaatgcATGTAATGAACATGGTTGGTCGGCGGAATACACGAACCTACATGA CTCAATATGTAACAGATGTCAAATGAATGCATTGGAATCAGATCTCACGGAATCAGAATACAAGTCTTTAGCAGAACATATTAAGAAGAAGCTTGTTTTCGATCAAGGCTATGAGATAACCATACCAAGAGAATGGAGTAATTTCACACAGTTTTTGAATAAGAACGGACCGTATGATATCGTTATTGATgcattaaatattatacattcATACATTAACAAAATCAATGCATGCTCCATCGATGGC TTGATAAAAGTTCTTAAATATgtcaaaaaacacaaaaaaaagACACTTGTAGTTGGAAGATCACATTTGAATAAGTATAATGAGCAGcttaaaaattacaaaaccAAAGCAGACTTTTATTAT ATCGCAGGATGA
- the SrpRalpha gene encoding signal recognition particle receptor alpha isoform X2 — MLDLFTIFSKGGIVLWCFQNTSQLFAPSVNALIRSVILQERTGNHTFEHDSLRLQYKLDNEFELVFVVAYQKILQLSYVDKFLNDIHLEFRDRFKNELERSQWFCKFEFQSNYENVLAMAEQWARIQAKIPKQMRTFDESQKSKKTVASMIERKDDKDNKKQVKVHEIPKQDVQNNQTNNHNHNGEIGEDILIANRLKLAQSMNPHKKKLEKQKSRKQEKAGKKPRVWELGGTTKDLATLERTKDKPEEGGDYVPADTTLVGQMKGSIRDLEVESESEDESNKEIVNSKPQVQKKSSSMFSMFKSLVGNKSLKYDDMAPVLEKLKDHLIAKNVAADIAQKLCDSVGVKLEGKVLGTFDSVTNTIKASLTDALVQILSPKRRVDVLRDAIEAKKDKRPYVMAFCGVNGVGKSTNLAKICFWLIENNFRVLIAACDTFRAGAVEQLRTHTRHLNALHPPEKHENQCMVQLYEKGYGKDAAGIAMEAIRFAKDSRIDVVLVDTAGRMQDNEPLMRALAKLIKVNEPDLVLFVGEALVGNEAVDQLVKFNQALADHSQSSNPHIIDGIVLTKFDTIDDKVGAAISMTYITGQPIVFVGTGQTYTDLKSLNAKAVVHALMK; from the exons ATGCTCGacttatttactatatttagtaAAGGGGGGATTGTACTATGGTGTTTCCAAAATACCTCGCAACTATTTGCTCCTAGTGTTAATGCACTTATACGAAGTGTCATATTGCAA GAGCGTACAGGAAATCATACCTTTGAACATGATTCGTTACGTCTACAATACAAACTCGATAATGAGTTTGAACTGGTATTTGTTGTAGCATACCAGAAAATACTGCAATTATCTTATGTAGATAAATTTTTAAACGATATCCATTTAGAATTCCGAGACAGATTTAAAAATGAATTGGAAAGGTCTCAATGGTTTTGTAAATTTGAATTTCAAAGTAATTATGAGAATGTACTCGCGATGGCTGAACAATGGGCACGGATACAGGCTAAAATACCCAAACAAATGCGTACGTTCGACGAGAGTCAAAAGTCCAAAAAGACTGTTGCTAGTATGATCGAACGGAAGGACGATAAAGATAATAAAAAACAGG TAAAAGTTCATGAGATCCCAAAGCAGGATGTACAAAATAACCAAAcaaataatcataatcataacgGGGAAATAGGTGAAGACATTTTAATCGCAAACCGTTTGAAATTGGCTCAAAGCATGAACCCTCACAAGAAGAAACTTGAGAAGCA GAAGAGCCGTAAACAAGAAAAAGCTGGCAAGAAACCTCGTGTATGGGAATTAGGTGGGACCACCAAGGATCTAGCTACATTAGAGCGCACCAAAGACAAGCCAGAAGAAGGTGGAGATTATGTGCCAGCTGATACAACA TTAGTGGGCCAGATGAAGGGATCCATCCGCGACTTAGAAGTAGAAAGCGAGTCGGAGGACGAATCGAACAAGGAAATTGTAAATTCCAAACCGCAAGTACAAAAGAAATCCAGTAGTATGTTTTCCATGTTCAAAAGCTTGGTTGGCAATAAGAGCTTGAAGTACGATGACATGGCTCCAGTTTTGGAGAAACTGAAGGATCATTTGATCGCGAAAAACGTAGCTGCCGATATTGCCCAAAAATTGTGCGATTCCGTTGGTGTGAAATTGGAGGGAAAGGTGCTCGGCACATTCGACAGCGTCACCAATACCATTAAAGCAAGCTTGACGGACGCATTGGTACAAATATTATCGCCGAAAAGGCGTGTCGACGTTCTGCGAGATGCGATAGAAGCCAAAAAGGACAAGAGACCATATGTGATGGCCTTCTGTGGGGTCAATGGCGTGGGGAAATCGACGAATCTAGCAAAAATTTGTTTCTGGCTCATCGAAAATAATTTCCGCGTGCTTATCGCTGCGTGCGACACGTTCAG AGCCGGCGCGGTCGAACAATTGAGGACTCATACGCGTCATTTGAACGCTCTGCATCCCCCGGAGAAGCATGAGAATCAATGTATGGTTCAGCTGTACGAGAAAGGGTACGGCAAAGACGCGGCTGGCATAGCCATGGAAGCGATCCGGTTCGCCAAGGACTCGAGGATCGACGTAGTCTTGGTAGACACTGCTGGCAGAATGCAAGACAACGAGCCGTTGATGAGAGCCTTGGCCAAGTTGATCAAAGTGAACGAACCGGATCTAGTTCTGTTCGTCGGCGAAGCTCTCGTCGGCAACGAAGCTGTTGATCAATTAGTGAAATTCAATCAAGCGTTGGCTGATCACAGTCAATCCAGCAATCCTCATATCATTGACGGGATCGTGTTGACTAAGTTTGATACAATCGATGATAAG GTAGGCGCGGCGATTTCTATGACATACATTACCGGACAACCAATCGTTTTTGTTGGCACGGGACAAACGTACACGGATCTGAAGTCGTTGAACGCGAAGGCTGTAGTACACGCTCTGATGAAATAA
- the SrpRalpha gene encoding signal recognition particle receptor alpha isoform X1, producing the protein MLDLFTIFSKGGIVLWCFQNTSQLFAPSVNALIRSVILQERTGNHTFEHDSLRLQYKLDNEFELVFVVAYQKILQLSYVDKFLNDIHLEFRDRFKNELERSQWFCKFEFQSNYENVLAMAEQWARIQAKIPKQMRTFDESQKSKKTVASMIERKDDKDNKKQGKKKRGVNTNKDDQIKVHEIPKQDVQNNQTNNHNHNGEIGEDILIANRLKLAQSMNPHKKKLEKQKSRKQEKAGKKPRVWELGGTTKDLATLERTKDKPEEGGDYVPADTTLVGQMKGSIRDLEVESESEDESNKEIVNSKPQVQKKSSSMFSMFKSLVGNKSLKYDDMAPVLEKLKDHLIAKNVAADIAQKLCDSVGVKLEGKVLGTFDSVTNTIKASLTDALVQILSPKRRVDVLRDAIEAKKDKRPYVMAFCGVNGVGKSTNLAKICFWLIENNFRVLIAACDTFRAGAVEQLRTHTRHLNALHPPEKHENQCMVQLYEKGYGKDAAGIAMEAIRFAKDSRIDVVLVDTAGRMQDNEPLMRALAKLIKVNEPDLVLFVGEALVGNEAVDQLVKFNQALADHSQSSNPHIIDGIVLTKFDTIDDKVGAAISMTYITGQPIVFVGTGQTYTDLKSLNAKAVVHALMK; encoded by the exons ATGCTCGacttatttactatatttagtaAAGGGGGGATTGTACTATGGTGTTTCCAAAATACCTCGCAACTATTTGCTCCTAGTGTTAATGCACTTATACGAAGTGTCATATTGCAA GAGCGTACAGGAAATCATACCTTTGAACATGATTCGTTACGTCTACAATACAAACTCGATAATGAGTTTGAACTGGTATTTGTTGTAGCATACCAGAAAATACTGCAATTATCTTATGTAGATAAATTTTTAAACGATATCCATTTAGAATTCCGAGACAGATTTAAAAATGAATTGGAAAGGTCTCAATGGTTTTGTAAATTTGAATTTCAAAGTAATTATGAGAATGTACTCGCGATGGCTGAACAATGGGCACGGATACAGGCTAAAATACCCAAACAAATGCGTACGTTCGACGAGAGTCAAAAGTCCAAAAAGACTGTTGCTAGTATGATCGAACGGAAGGACGATAAAGATAATAAAAAACAGG GTAAAAAGAAGAGGGGAGTTAATACTAATAAAGATGATCAAA TAAAAGTTCATGAGATCCCAAAGCAGGATGTACAAAATAACCAAAcaaataatcataatcataacgGGGAAATAGGTGAAGACATTTTAATCGCAAACCGTTTGAAATTGGCTCAAAGCATGAACCCTCACAAGAAGAAACTTGAGAAGCA GAAGAGCCGTAAACAAGAAAAAGCTGGCAAGAAACCTCGTGTATGGGAATTAGGTGGGACCACCAAGGATCTAGCTACATTAGAGCGCACCAAAGACAAGCCAGAAGAAGGTGGAGATTATGTGCCAGCTGATACAACA TTAGTGGGCCAGATGAAGGGATCCATCCGCGACTTAGAAGTAGAAAGCGAGTCGGAGGACGAATCGAACAAGGAAATTGTAAATTCCAAACCGCAAGTACAAAAGAAATCCAGTAGTATGTTTTCCATGTTCAAAAGCTTGGTTGGCAATAAGAGCTTGAAGTACGATGACATGGCTCCAGTTTTGGAGAAACTGAAGGATCATTTGATCGCGAAAAACGTAGCTGCCGATATTGCCCAAAAATTGTGCGATTCCGTTGGTGTGAAATTGGAGGGAAAGGTGCTCGGCACATTCGACAGCGTCACCAATACCATTAAAGCAAGCTTGACGGACGCATTGGTACAAATATTATCGCCGAAAAGGCGTGTCGACGTTCTGCGAGATGCGATAGAAGCCAAAAAGGACAAGAGACCATATGTGATGGCCTTCTGTGGGGTCAATGGCGTGGGGAAATCGACGAATCTAGCAAAAATTTGTTTCTGGCTCATCGAAAATAATTTCCGCGTGCTTATCGCTGCGTGCGACACGTTCAG AGCCGGCGCGGTCGAACAATTGAGGACTCATACGCGTCATTTGAACGCTCTGCATCCCCCGGAGAAGCATGAGAATCAATGTATGGTTCAGCTGTACGAGAAAGGGTACGGCAAAGACGCGGCTGGCATAGCCATGGAAGCGATCCGGTTCGCCAAGGACTCGAGGATCGACGTAGTCTTGGTAGACACTGCTGGCAGAATGCAAGACAACGAGCCGTTGATGAGAGCCTTGGCCAAGTTGATCAAAGTGAACGAACCGGATCTAGTTCTGTTCGTCGGCGAAGCTCTCGTCGGCAACGAAGCTGTTGATCAATTAGTGAAATTCAATCAAGCGTTGGCTGATCACAGTCAATCCAGCAATCCTCATATCATTGACGGGATCGTGTTGACTAAGTTTGATACAATCGATGATAAG GTAGGCGCGGCGATTTCTATGACATACATTACCGGACAACCAATCGTTTTTGTTGGCACGGGACAAACGTACACGGATCTGAAGTCGTTGAACGCGAAGGCTGTAGTACACGCTCTGATGAAATAA